The genomic interval TGGAAGTAGGAGACCTCCTTCACCTTCTCCGCCCCCACCGCCGCGACGGCGATCCCGAGATCGAGTTCCTGCCCGATGTTCATGAGGAGGCCCTGGTGGCGGGAGATGACGACGTCGGGCGTCCACGGCTGCGGGCGGATGCCCAGCATCTCGAACTCGACCGGGAGCAGGTCCGGGTCGCGCTCCGTCTCGGCGATGTACGCGTTGATCCCGTCCGTGAAGGCCCGGATGATCTCGGCGCCGCGCGGATGGTAATGGTTCAGTTCGGCTTCGAGGTCGCCGCGGAAGCGGAACAGCCGCGATCCACGGTCGCGTTCCAGTTCACGCGGACCGAGGATTTCGGAGACCGTGCCCGTGGCCTGGCGCCGCCAAAGTTCGAACTGGAAGAGGCGGTCGCGCGCGGCGCTGTACCCCTGGGCGAAGAAGAGGTCGTGCTCCGTCTCGGCGTAGATGTGGCTGACGCCCCACAGGTCCTTGAGGATCTCGACGCCGGCCTTGAGCCCGGGAACCCGCAGCGTCTCCGTGTCGGCCCCATCGAAGGCCGCGACCCGGTCCGGGACTCCCGCCTGGAGATCGTCAACGGTCGGGGCGGAGGGCAGCGGGTTGCCGGAACCCTGCCACACCGGCAGCAGAAGGATGGACGCGAACAGCGCGACGGATCGAACCCGCATCGGATTCTCCTTGGTCGTCTTTTCTGGGTATGCCTTCCCGCGCAGCCGGCTAGGACCCGGCAGCCTTCTTCTGCTCCGACTCGCCCTCCGCGCCGCTCTCCGCCTCGCCCTCACCGCCGACGCTCGCCCGGAGCGCGGCCATGAGGTCGATGACCTGGGCCGTCGTCTCCTCCTCGGCGGGCGCCGTGATCTCGGTTCCGTCCGCGACCTTCCGCTCGACGGCTTCGAGCATGCGCTGCCCGACCTCGTCCTCGTACTTCGACGGATCGAAGCTCTCCGAGGCGATCTGTTCGATCAGTTGTACGGCGAGACCGAGTTCCGCCTCGGCGACCTCGCCCTCGCCCGACGGCACGTTGGCGATGTCCCGCACCTCGTGCGCGTAGTGCAGTTGTTCCAGCACGAGGTGGTCCCCGACCGGGCGCACGAGGACGAGATACTGCTTTCCGCGCGCCGCGTACTTCGCGAGCGCTGCCCAGCCCGTCTTCTTCATCGCGGCACCGAGGAGGCCGTAGGCCTTGTCGCCTCCCCGCGCGGGTCCGAGGTAGTACGTCTTCCCGATATACGCCCGCTCGACCTGGTCCACCGGCACGAATTCGACGATTTCGATCGCCTGCGTCGCCTCCGCCTCCAACGCCTTCAGTTCCTCCGGCTTGAAGGTCACGTACTGGTCCTTCGCGAACTGGTAGCCCTTGATGAGGTCGCGGCGCTCGACCGGCTCTCCGGTCTTGGCATCCACGTACTGCTGCTTTACGCGGGTGCCTTCGGGCGAGAGGAAGTTGAAGCGGACTTTGTGCGAGTTCTCGGCGGACGAGTAGAGCTGGCACGGGATCGAAACGAGCCCGAACGAGATCGTCGCCGTCGCGATGGGTCGAGGTGACATCCTGCGCCTCCGTGTGCGCGCCGAACCTCCGACGCGAGCCAGACCACCGGTTTGATGCCGAACCGGGGGGCCGAATAATAGGTTGCGGCCCGGATTGTCGCACAGAGCGCGGGCAATCCGAAGCCGCCGGACCGGAATCAGCATCGGAAGGGGGTGCCGCGAGCATGCCCCGCGAAAGACTCGAGAAATACCGTGAGAAGCGAGCGTCCGAGCGCACGCCGGAGCCGTTCGGGGGGGCGCCCGCGACGGGCGTGGGCGTGTTCGTCGTGCAGCTTCACGCGGCGACCCGGCTGCACTACGACCTGCGCCTGGAGATCGGGGGCGTCCTCGTCTCGTGGGCGGTGCCGAAGGGAATCTCGGCGGATCCCGCCGACAAGAAGCTCGCCGTCCACGTCGAGGACCATCCCGTCGAGTACATCGAGTTCGAGGGCGTGATTCCAGCCGGCGAGTACGGCGGCGGCGAGATGATCGTGTGGGACATCGGCCGCTGCATCATGCTTGAGGATCCGGAGGA from Candidatus Palauibacter australiensis carries:
- a CDS encoding Ku protein translates to MSPRPIATATISFGLVSIPCQLYSSAENSHKVRFNFLSPEGTRVKQQYVDAKTGEPVERRDLIKGYQFAKDQYVTFKPEELKALEAEATQAIEIVEFVPVDQVERAYIGKTYYLGPARGGDKAYGLLGAAMKKTGWAALAKYAARGKQYLVLVRPVGDHLVLEQLHYAHEVRDIANVPSGEGEVAEAELGLAVQLIEQIASESFDPSKYEDEVGQRMLEAVERKVADGTEITAPAEEETTAQVIDLMAALRASVGGEGEAESGAEGESEQKKAAGS